A single genomic interval of Deltaproteobacteria bacterium harbors:
- a CDS encoding YggS family pyridoxal phosphate-dependent enzyme has product MLEIKTRLKHVKDQISKTAVACGRDPETVKLVAVSKTVPTDRILAAIRAGVTDLGENYVQEAREKIEALREENVSWHFIGHLQSNKAKYVVRLFELIHSIDSLKLAKELNKRASALGKVQKILVQVNISGEATKSGIETEQAVRLVRDIAPLENISIQGLMTMPPFFNAPEKVRPYFKALKNLQDLIRDEAIADVHMTELSMGMSGDFAAAIEEGATLVRVGTAIFGERA; this is encoded by the coding sequence ATGCTTGAGATAAAAACCAGACTGAAACACGTTAAAGATCAAATCAGCAAGACTGCCGTGGCCTGTGGCCGTGACCCGGAAACGGTGAAGTTGGTCGCTGTTAGCAAAACCGTACCCACAGATCGCATTCTTGCTGCCATCAGAGCAGGTGTGACAGACCTTGGAGAAAACTACGTGCAGGAGGCAAGGGAAAAGATCGAAGCCCTCAGGGAAGAAAACGTTTCGTGGCATTTCATAGGCCACCTTCAATCCAACAAGGCAAAATATGTGGTCAGGCTCTTTGAACTGATTCATTCAATAGACAGCCTTAAACTGGCAAAGGAGTTGAACAAACGAGCCAGTGCGCTGGGCAAGGTCCAAAAGATCCTTGTCCAGGTAAACATCTCCGGCGAGGCCACCAAGTCCGGCATAGAAACAGAACAGGCCGTTCGCCTGGTGCGCGACATTGCCCCCCTGGAAAACATTTCAATTCAAGGGCTCATGACCATGCCCCCTTTCTTCAACGCCCCGGAAAAAGTGCGTCCCTATTTCAAAGCCCTCAAGAACCTGCAGGACCTGATCCGCGATGAGGCCATTGCCGATGTGCACATGACAGAACTATCCATGGGCATGAGCGGAGATTTTGCTGCCGCCATCGAAGAAGGGGCCACCCTGGTGCGCGTGGGCACAGCGATTTTTGGCGAAAGGGCCTGA